In the genome of Physeter macrocephalus isolate SW-GA chromosome 20, ASM283717v5, whole genome shotgun sequence, one region contains:
- the EXOC8 gene encoding exocyst complex component 8, with amino-acid sequence MAMAMSDSGASRLRRQLESGGFEARLYVKQLSQQSDGDRDLQEHRQRIQALAEETAQNLKRNVYQNYRQFIETAREISYLESEMYQLSHLLTEQKSSLESIPLTLLPAAAAAGAAAASGGEEGGGGAGGRDHLRGQGGFFPSPGGASRDSSGPGEEGKQRTLTTLLEKVEGCRHLLETPGQYLVYNGDLVEYEADHMAQLQRVHGFLMNDCLLVATWLPQRRGMYRYNALYPLDGLAVVNVKDNPPMKDMFKLLMFPESRIFQAENAKIKREWLEVLEETKRALSEKRRRGQEEAAAPRGPPQVTSKASNPFEDEDDGEPAVPEAEEEKVDLSVEWIQELPEDLDVCIAQRDFEGAVDLLDKLNRYLEDKPSPPPVKELRARVDERVRQLTEVLVFELSPDRSLRGGPKATRRAVSQLIRLGQCTKACELFLRNRAAAVHTAIRQLRIEGATLLYIHKLCHVFFTSLLETAREFETDFAGTDSGCYSAFVVWARSAMGMFVDAFSKQVFDSKESLSTAAECVKVAKEHCQQLGDIGLDLTFIIHALLVKDIQVALHSYKEIIIEATKHRNSEEMWRRMNLMTPEALGKLKEEMKSCGVGNFEQYTGDDCWVNLSYTVVAFTKQTMGFLEEALKLYFPELHMVLLESLVEIILVAVQHVDYSLRCEQDPEKKAFIRQNASFLYETVLPVVEKRFEEGVGKPAKQLQDLRNASRLIRVNPESTTSVV; translated from the coding sequence ATGGCGATGGCGATGTCAGACAGTGGGGCGAGCCGCCTGCGGCGGCAGCTGGAGTCGGGCGGCTTCGAGGCGCGGCTGTACGTGAAGCAGCTCTCGCAGCAGTCGGACGGAGACCGAGACCTGCAGGAGCACCGGCAGCGCATCCAGGCGCTGGCGGAGGAGACGGCGCAGAACCTGAAGCGCAACGTCTACCAGAACTACCGGCAGTTCATAGAGACGGCCCGCGAGATCTCCTACCTGGAGAGCGAGATGTATCAGCTCAGTCACCTGCTGACCGAGCAGAAGAGCAGCCTGGAGAGCATCCCGCTTACCCTGCTGCCGGCTGCCGCCGCCGCgggggccgccgccgcctccggaggggaggaggggggaggcggCGCGGGGGGACGCGACCACCTCCGGGGCCAGGGTGGCTTTTTCCCCAGCCCCGGGGGCGCCTCCCGCGACAGTTCCGGGCCAGGCGAGGAAGGAAAGCAGCGCACTCTCACCACCCTGCTTGAGAAGGTGGAAGGCTGCAGGCACCTGCTGGAGACGCCGGGACAGTACCTGGTGTACAACGGGGACCTGGTGGAATACGAGGCGGACCACATGGCCCAGCTGCAGCGGGTGCATGGCTTTCTCATGAACGACTGTTTGCTGGTGGCCACCTGGCTGCCACAGCGGCGGGGGATGTATCGCTACAACGCCCTCTATCCCTTGGATGGTTTGGCCGTGGTCAATGTCAAGGACAACCCGCCCATGAAGGACATGTTCAAGCTGCTCATGTTTCCGGAGAGCCGTATTTTTCAAGCAGAAAACGCAAAAATCAAACGAGAGTGGCTGGAAGTGCTGGAGGAAACCAAGAGGGCCCTCAGTGAAAAAAGACgcagggggcaggaggaggcagcTGCCCCTCGAGGGCCACCCCaggtgacttccaaggctagcaACCCTTTTGAGGACGAAGATGACGGCGAACCAGCTGTTCCCgaggcagaagaagagaaggTGGACCTCTCAGTGGAATGGATCCAGGAATTGCCTGAAGACCTGGATGTCTGTATTGCCCAGAGGGACTTTGAAGGGGCCGTCGACCTGCTGGATAAATTGAACCGTTACCTGGAAGATAAGCCCAGCCCACCTCCTGTAAAAGAACTAAGGGCCAGAGTGGATGAGCGTGTCCGCCAGCTCACTGAGGTGCTAGTGTTTGAACTCTCCCCGGATCGGTCCCTGAGAGGTGGTCCCAAGGCCACCCGCCGGGCGGTTTCTCAGCTAATCCGGCTTGGCCAGTGCACGAAGGCTTGTGAGCTGTTTTTGAGAAACAGGGCAGCAGCTGTGCATACTGCAATACGCCAGCTTCGCATTGAAGGTGCCACTTTACTCTACATTCATAAGCTCTGCCACGTCTTCTTTACCAGCCTTCTggagaccgccagggaatttgaGACGGACTTTGCGGGCACCGACAGCGGCTGCTACTCTGCCTTTGTGGTCTGGGCGAGGTCAGCCATGGGCATGTTTGTGGATGCTTTTAGCAAGCAGGTGTTTGATAGTAAGGAGAGCCTCTCCACAGCAGCTGAGTGTGTAAAAGTGGCAAAGGAGCACTGTCAGCAACTGGGCGACATCGGACTAGACCTCACCTTCATCATCCACGCCCTCCTGGTGAAAGACATCCAAGTGGCCTTGCACAGTTACAAAGAAATCATCATCGAAGCCACTAAGCATCGCAACTCTGAGGAGATGTGGAGGAGGATGAACTTGATGACTCCAGAGGCCCTGGGGAAACTCAAAGAGGAGATGAAGAGCTGTGGAGTGGGTAACTTCGAGCAGTACACGGGGGATGACTGCTGGGTGAACCTGAGTTACACGGTGGTTGCTTTCACCAAACAGACCatgggcttcttggaggaggcaCTGAAGCTGTATTTCCCGGAGCTGCACATGGTGCTTTTGGAGAGCCTGGTGGAAATCATTTTGGTTGCTGTTCAGCACGTGGATTACAGTCTTCGGTGCGAGCAAGATCCAGAGAAGAAGGCTTTTATCAGACAGAATGCATCCTTTCTGTATGAAACGGTCCTCCCTGTGGTGGAGAAAAGGTTTGAGGAGGGTGTGGGGAAACCCGCCAAGCAActccaggacctcagaaatgCATCGAGACTGATTCGTGTGAATCCCGAAAGTACAACGTCAGTGGTCTGA